The genome window GCGCACGCTGGACGCGAAGCCGCAAGAACGGAAAAGCCCTCCGCCATGCTTGCCGCAGCCGACGGGGCGGATCCCCTCACGCATCGGGGAGGAATGGCATCACGTCGGCACCAAGGGAGGGACGGATCTCGCCCCCCCGTTCGCGGAGCACGTCCGGCAAAGGTGTCCACCGCATGCCACGGAGTGTCGCTGTCACGACGCCGGCGCGAGCTCCACGTCCGCGAAGACGGGGAAGTGGTCGCTCGGAAGCATGCCCGCTTCCCGCTCCTTGACCGTCACGAGGCGCGGGACGCGGATGACCTGCTTCAGGAAGATGTAGTCGATGCGGTAGAGGCCGCGGCCTGTCCAGTGGTGGAAGGTCGCGCCCCAGCGCTCGGGCTTGCGCTCCTCCGCGAGACGGAGGGCGTCGACGAAGCCCGCGCGCTCGAGGATGCGGTACACGCGGCTCTTCGGAAGCGAATTGAAGTCGCCCGTGAGCACGACGGGCTCGTCGGCGCGCGGCATGCGGGCGTGGAGCAGCGCCGCGGACTTGCGTCGCGCGCCGGGGCTCGCGTGGTCGAGGTGCGTGTTGTAGACCGAGAAGCGTTCTCCGGATTCGCGGTCCGCGAAGCGCGCCCACGTCACCATGCGCGGGCAGTAGTTGCCCCACGACATCGATCCGGGGACGTCGGGGGTCTCGGAGAGCCAGAAGTTGCCGCGGTCGAGCACGTCGAAGCGCTCCTCGCGGTAGAGGATGGCGTTGAACTCGTCCTCGGCGCCGCCGAGGCGGCCCTCGCCGACCATCGCGTACCCCTCGCTCGCCGCGAGGAGATCGGCCATCTGGTCGCCCAGGCCCTCCTGGGTCCCGATGACGTCGGGGCGCCAACGCCGGATGACGCCCGCCGCGGCTTCGCGGCGCCGACCCCATTGGTGTTCCCCGTCGCTCCAGCGGCGGCGACGGAGGTTGAACGTCATGGCCCGGAGGGCGATCGATGACATGGCGACGGTGATAGAAGGTGCTCCTTCTCCCCTTATGAATATTGGGAGGGACGCAGGGGCGCAGTGCCCCCCGGGGCCGGCTTCAGCGCATCTTGGACTTCGTGAGGGCGTCCGCATGACGATTCAGGGACCGGGGGATCCACTCGAGGGTGCTTCCGGTCTCGCCGAGGAGCGTCTGGGCCTTGCGGCAGAGGGGCAGCAGGATGCCGGGCCTGCAGATCCACTCCCCGGTCACGCACCGCTTCACGTTCAGGGAATCTGTGTAGAGGATCCCGGAGAGGCCGTGCGACTTCAGGAACTTGAGCGCCTTGAGCACGGCGACGTACTCGGCCACGTTGTTCGTCGCGCCCCGCTCGCGCGCGGCGCGGCCCCGCTCCTCGTGGAGGACGCCGCCCTCGTGGCTCATCACGACGAACGCGTAGCGCGCCTCGATGCCGCGGTCGGCGGAGCCGTCCGCGTACACGACGACGGAGTGCCCGGGCGCGGGCAGCGGGAAGTCTTCCTTCTCGTCGGGCAGCGGGCAGAACGGGAAGGTCATCCGCGCTCACCCCTGAGCGCGCGGACGACGAGGCTCGATCGCTTGGCGGGAACTCCTCCTTTCCACGGGAGATTTGGGCGTCGGATCGAGATAAGAGTTCCGATTCCCTCTCGGGGGCACCCGCTCGGGCCCGTCCGTTCGTCAGCGCATGCCCGCGAGCTTCTCGAGGCGCGCGATGCGCTCCTCGGTGTGCGGGTGCGTGCGGAAGAGGCCCGAGACGAACCCCGCGCGGAACGGATTCACGATGTAGAGGTGGGACTGCGAGGGCGAGCCCGTCTGCATCGGGATGCGCGAGGCTCCGGTCTCGAGCATGCGGAGGGCGCGGGCAAGCTCGAGCGGGCGGCCCGTGATCTCCGCGGCGCCGCGGTCCGCCATGAACTCGCGGCTCCTGCTGATCGCAAGCTGCACCATGATGGCGGCCAGCGGGGCGAGGATCGCAAGGAGGATCATGCCGAAGATGTTGCCGCCGCCCTCGCCGTCGCGCGAGCCGCCGAAGAGCGCGCTCCAGAAGAAGGCGCGGGCCGCGAAGGTGATCGCGCCGGCGACCGTCGCCGCGGCGCTCATGACGAGGACGTCGCGGTTGCGGACGTGGGCCATCTCGTGGGCCATCACGGCCTCGACCGCGTCGTCGTCCATCATCTTGAGGAGGCCCGCGGTCGCCGCGACGACCGCGTTCTGCGGGTTGCGGCCCGTCGCGAACGCGTTCGGCTGGTCCGTGGGGATGATCGCGACGCGCGGCATCGGAAGCCCCGACTTCTGGGAAAGGCTCCGGACGATGCCGTGGAGGCGCGGCGCCTGCTCGGGGGTCACGAGCTTCGCGCCCGTGGACCAGAGGACGATGCGGTCCGACCAGAAGTAGGAGACGAAGTTGATCGCCGCGGCGATGACGAGGAAGACCACGCTCCCGAGGAGCGGGGCGTTCGCGAAGTACGCGCCCACGACGAAGCCCACGGCCATGAAAAGCGCCGTGAGGGCGGCGAAGAGCCCGAGGGTGCGCCAGGTGGAAGCCATCGGGCCGGAAGGAATCCGCCGAGTTCTTGAGCCTTACCCTCCCGTCCGGTTCGTAAACCGGCTCAGCGGAGACGGTACACGTCCAGTCCCCGGCCGCCGTCGCCCGTGTAGACCGCGCCCTCGTGCCAGTAAGCCGCCCAGGCGCTCCCGTCCGGCGGGGCGACCTGGGAGACGAGCTTCGGGTTCGCGGGGTCCTTGAAGTCGACGAGCATCGTGCCGCCCGAGTAGAAGCCCGCGACGACGAGGGGCCGGTCCGCGACGACGTTGAAGTTGTGCGCCGTGCAGACGTTGCCGTTGCCGCG of Candidatus Thermoplasmatota archaeon contains these proteins:
- a CDS encoding zinc metalloprotease HtpX, whose protein sequence is MASTWRTLGLFAALTALFMAVGFVVGAYFANAPLLGSVVFLVIAAAINFVSYFWSDRIVLWSTGAKLVTPEQAPRLHGIVRSLSQKSGLPMPRVAIIPTDQPNAFATGRNPQNAVVAATAGLLKMMDDDAVEAVMAHEMAHVRNRDVLVMSAAATVAGAITFAARAFFWSALFGGSRDGEGGGNIFGMILLAILAPLAAIMVQLAISRSREFMADRGAAEITGRPLELARALRMLETGASRIPMQTGSPSQSHLYIVNPFRAGFVSGLFRTHPHTEERIARLEKLAGMR
- a CDS encoding endonuclease/exonuclease/phosphatase family protein, whose product is MSSIALRAMTFNLRRRRWSDGEHQWGRRREAAAGVIRRWRPDVIGTQEGLGDQMADLLAASEGYAMVGEGRLGGAEDEFNAILYREERFDVLDRGNFWLSETPDVPGSMSWGNYCPRMVTWARFADRESGERFSVYNTHLDHASPGARRKSAALLHARMPRADEPVVLTGDFNSLPKSRVYRILERAGFVDALRLAEERKPERWGATFHHWTGRGLYRIDYIFLKQVIRVPRLVTVKEREAGMLPSDHFPVFADVELAPAS
- a CDS encoding reverse transcriptase-like protein, with amino-acid sequence MTFPFCPLPDEKEDFPLPAPGHSVVVYADGSADRGIEARYAFVVMSHEGGVLHEERGRAARERGATNNVAEYVAVLKALKFLKSHGLSGILYTDSLNVKRCVTGEWICRPGILLPLCRKAQTLLGETGSTLEWIPRSLNRHADALTKSKMR